The following coding sequences are from one Enterococcus sp. 4G2_DIV0659 window:
- a CDS encoding MIP/aquaporin family protein, with translation MDTSNMTQIFSEFLGTMILILLGDGVCAAVNLKKSKAEASGWIVIAFGWAMAVTIAVYVAGYMGPAHLNPAVTIAMAMTGSFAWSMVVPFIIAQVLGALVGAVLVWLAYLPHWQATEDQGAILGTFATGPAIRNYPANMVTEVIGTFVLVLGLLSFSQHAFTDGLNPLVVGALILSIGLSLGGPTGYAINPARDFGPRLAHQLLPISTKGESDWAYSWVPIVGPVIGAVVASGVYMMMV, from the coding sequence ATGGATACTTCCAACATGACGCAGATTTTCAGTGAATTTTTAGGAACAATGATTTTGATTCTTTTAGGTGATGGTGTGTGTGCTGCGGTTAATTTAAAAAAGAGTAAGGCAGAAGCTTCGGGCTGGATCGTAATTGCCTTTGGTTGGGCGATGGCTGTAACGATTGCTGTGTATGTTGCAGGTTACATGGGTCCTGCGCATTTAAATCCAGCGGTAACGATTGCGATGGCCATGACAGGTAGTTTTGCTTGGAGCATGGTTGTACCATTTATCATCGCTCAAGTACTTGGAGCACTTGTAGGAGCTGTTTTAGTTTGGTTAGCTTATTTGCCTCATTGGCAAGCGACAGAGGATCAAGGAGCGATTTTAGGTACGTTTGCTACAGGTCCTGCAATTCGTAATTATCCAGCGAATATGGTGACTGAGGTAATTGGCACATTTGTTTTAGTGTTAGGCTTACTTTCATTTTCGCAACATGCGTTTACCGACGGATTGAATCCATTAGTTGTTGGTGCGTTGATTTTATCAATTGGTTTATCTTTAGGTGGTCCTACAGGCTATGCGATTAATCCGGCTCGTGACTTTGGACCTCGTTTGGCTCATCAATTATTACCGATTTCAACGAAAGGAGAGTCGGATTGGGCGTATTCTTGGGTGCCGATTGTGGGTCCGGTCATTGGTGCTGTAGTAGCATCAGGTGTTTACATGATGATGGTTTGA
- the glpO gene encoding type 1 glycerol-3-phosphate oxidase codes for MTFSMKTRQIAIEKMKQETLDLLIIGGGITGAGVALQASASGMKTGLIEMQDFAEGTSSRSTKLVHGGIRYLKNFDVEVVADTVQERAVVQAIAPHIPKPDPMLLPIYDEPKATFNMFSVKVAMDLYDRLANVIGTKYENYTLSKEEVLEREPQLKSEGLQGGGVYLDFRNNDARLVIENIKQAADDGGLMVSKVKAVGFIFNSQGKIIGVKAKDLLTGELFEIKAKVLINTTGPWSDKVRGLDTNKKLVPQMRPTKGVHLVVDSSKLFVPQPTYFDTGKHDGRMVFVVPREKKTYFGTTDTDYTGDYEHPRVTQEDVDYLLEIVNNRYPKANITINDIEASWAGLRPLISENGGSDYNGGNNGKISDKSFDQVVDIIEKYQKQEVSRYDVENVLNHLEDSLVENKENPSAVSRGSLLERSEDGLLTLSGGKITDYRKMAEGALKEIQRILTEEFNASFQLIDSKKYPVSGGKIDPANAEKELEALAKMGIEKGLTQEEAEHLAHLYGSNVSLLFEKIDTTEPAGGLSLAETIALHYSLENEMTLTPADYLVRRTNHLLFMRDTLDEVKQGVISEMSRYYDWSNEQKEQYTQELNELITESDLSQLKEGAK; via the coding sequence TGCAGAAGGAACGTCTTCCCGTTCGACTAAGCTCGTTCATGGCGGTATTCGTTATTTGAAGAATTTTGACGTAGAAGTTGTCGCTGATACGGTACAAGAGCGAGCAGTTGTTCAAGCAATTGCTCCTCATATTCCTAAACCAGACCCCATGCTATTACCGATTTATGATGAGCCAAAAGCCACATTCAATATGTTTTCTGTCAAAGTGGCGATGGATTTATATGATCGCTTAGCAAATGTAATTGGAACGAAGTATGAAAATTATACGTTATCAAAAGAAGAAGTGTTAGAAAGAGAACCTCAATTGAAAAGTGAGGGATTACAAGGTGGAGGCGTTTATCTCGATTTTAGAAATAATGACGCACGCCTTGTTATCGAAAATATTAAGCAAGCAGCTGATGATGGTGGCTTGATGGTCAGTAAAGTAAAAGCAGTTGGTTTTATCTTTAATAGTCAAGGAAAAATTATAGGTGTTAAAGCCAAAGATTTACTCACGGGAGAGTTATTTGAAATCAAAGCGAAGGTCTTGATTAATACAACAGGACCGTGGTCAGACAAAGTGCGTGGCTTAGATACAAATAAAAAGCTAGTTCCTCAAATGCGTCCGACAAAAGGCGTTCATTTAGTGGTAGATAGTAGTAAATTATTTGTTCCGCAGCCGACTTATTTTGATACAGGAAAACATGATGGACGGATGGTCTTCGTTGTTCCCAGAGAAAAGAAAACGTATTTTGGCACGACTGATACTGATTATACAGGAGACTATGAACATCCAAGAGTTACACAAGAAGATGTGGATTATTTACTGGAAATCGTCAATAATCGCTATCCTAAAGCGAATATAACCATTAATGATATTGAAGCAAGTTGGGCAGGATTACGTCCGTTGATTTCTGAAAATGGCGGTTCTGATTACAATGGCGGCAATAACGGTAAAATTTCAGATAAAAGTTTTGATCAAGTCGTCGACATTATAGAGAAATATCAAAAACAAGAAGTTTCTCGTTACGATGTGGAAAATGTGTTAAATCATTTAGAGGATTCTTTGGTAGAAAATAAAGAAAACCCCTCAGCTGTTTCAAGAGGTAGTCTGCTTGAGCGGTCTGAGGATGGATTATTGACCTTATCTGGTGGAAAGATCACCGATTATCGTAAAATGGCTGAAGGAGCATTGAAAGAAATCCAACGAATTTTAACAGAAGAATTCAATGCTAGTTTCCAATTGATTGATTCTAAAAAGTATCCTGTTTCGGGTGGAAAAATCGATCCTGCAAATGCAGAAAAAGAATTGGAAGCGTTAGCAAAAATGGGGATCGAAAAAGGATTGACACAAGAAGAAGCAGAACATCTCGCTCATTTATATGGTTCTAATGTATCGCTGCTTTTTGAAAAAATCGATACGACAGAGCCAGCAGGTGGGTTAAGTTTAGCAGAAACAATTGCATTGCATTATTCGTTAGAAAATGAAATGACCTTGACGCCGGCAGATTATCTTGTCCGTAGAACCAATCATTTATTATTTATGAGGGATACACTAGATGAAGTGAAACAAGGTGTTATTTCTGAAATGAGTCGTTATTATGACTGGTCAAATGAGCAAAAAGAACAGTACACACAAGAATTGAACGAATTGATTACAGAGTCTGATTTAAGCCAATTAAAAGAAGGAGCGAAGTAA